A DNA window from Rossellomorea marisflavi contains the following coding sequences:
- the metC gene encoding cystathionine beta-lyase, with protein MSDKKEFSIQTSLIHSNGVDKETGAVSTPIHHATTFHQSDFDQYGNYDYSRSGNPTREKVEEAIAELEGGVKGFAFSSGMAAISTSFLLLSGGDHVLVSEEVYGGTYRMITEVLTKFGIEYSFVDMKDLHEVACAIRPNTKVIYMETPSNPLLNITDIEGVVKLAKAHGCMTFLDNTFMTPLLQRPLSLGVDVVLHSATKFLAGHSDVLAGLAVTGNEEIAKKLAFLQNSFGAVLGVQDCWLLLRGMKTLHVRLKESSQSAFKIARFLEKRGEVEHVYYPGLTYHQGHEIQVRQAEGPGAVLSFRLKGAEEVKQLIDNINIPVFAVSLGAVESILSYPSRMSHASMPREERERRGITDGLLRLSVGLENVDELIADLSKGLDAIKLTKPSRIINL; from the coding sequence ATGAGTGATAAAAAGGAGTTCAGCATCCAGACGTCCCTTATCCACAGTAACGGAGTAGATAAAGAGACCGGCGCGGTCAGTACGCCGATCCATCATGCGACCACGTTCCACCAATCGGATTTTGATCAGTATGGAAACTACGATTACAGCCGTTCAGGTAATCCCACCCGTGAAAAAGTCGAAGAAGCCATCGCGGAACTGGAGGGCGGAGTGAAAGGATTTGCTTTTTCATCGGGTATGGCTGCTATCTCCACGAGCTTCCTTCTGTTATCCGGTGGTGACCATGTCCTGGTATCGGAAGAGGTATATGGCGGCACATACAGGATGATTACGGAAGTACTGACGAAATTCGGGATCGAATATTCATTCGTCGACATGAAGGATCTCCATGAGGTAGCGTGTGCCATACGCCCGAATACGAAGGTCATCTACATGGAGACCCCGTCAAATCCGTTGCTCAATATCACCGATATTGAAGGTGTCGTCAAGCTAGCCAAAGCACATGGATGTATGACGTTCCTTGATAATACATTCATGACGCCCCTTCTCCAAAGGCCGCTCAGTCTAGGAGTGGATGTCGTCCTCCACAGTGCGACGAAATTCCTTGCCGGTCACAGTGATGTCCTGGCGGGACTCGCCGTGACAGGGAACGAAGAGATTGCCAAAAAGCTTGCATTCTTACAGAATTCCTTTGGAGCAGTCCTTGGTGTGCAGGATTGTTGGCTGCTGCTTCGCGGCATGAAGACCCTTCATGTGAGATTGAAAGAGTCGTCCCAATCCGCCTTCAAGATAGCCAGATTCCTGGAGAAAAGGGGGGAGGTGGAGCATGTTTATTATCCAGGCCTCACCTATCACCAAGGTCATGAGATCCAGGTAAGGCAGGCTGAAGGACCGGGAGCGGTGCTATCCTTCCGGCTAAAGGGAGCAGAGGAAGTAAAGCAGCTCATCGACAATATCAACATTCCTGTATTTGCTGTGAGCCTTGGGGCAGTGGAGTCGATTCTATCCTATCCATCAAGGATGTCACATGCCTCCATGCCGCGGGAAGAAAGGGAAAGAAGGGGGATTACAGACGGTCTTCTCCGACTTTCCGTAGGACTGGAAAATGTCGATGAACTGATTGCGGATCTTTCCAAAGGACTGGATGCCATAAAATTAACTAAACCATCAAGAATCATTAACTTGTAG
- a CDS encoding bifunctional homocysteine S-methyltransferase/methylenetetrahydrofolate reductase — MNTLLDALSENILIADGAVGTLLYSYGVDRCFEELNLSHPEEIINVHKQYIEAGADIIQTNTYGANYAKLSRYGLQDQVKEINEAAVKLAKKAAKEGTYILGTIGGIRAINQHISLEEVKRGFREQLYCLLLEGVDGILLETYYDFEELRTVLQIVKKETDLPVIAQVSMHETGVLQNGMDIKDALGELELLGADIVGINCRMGPFHMVKSLEGVPLPKSSFLSVYPNASLPNYEEGRFYYAAEPDYFGDISNELRLQGARIIGGCCGTTPAHIKAVKERMISRVPVKEKKVKRQELIKLKDPLLQKSLLHHKVKVKKTLIVELDPPKHLDTGLFFQGAKALKEEGIDAITLADNPLASPRVSNDAMGTLVQQKYDLDPLVHITCRDRNLIGLQSHLMGLHTLGIHNILAITGDPAKIGDFPGAASVYDLSSIELIELIKQNNEGLSFSGKSLRQRTNFSVGAAFNPNFRHLDASVKRLEKKQSAGADYFISQPVFSCEHLVQIAEATRHLQSPLFIGIMPLISSRNAEFLHHEVPGIKVPDQARRLMKEAEGDPLQSRAVGMGIAKELVETAMELFNGLYIITPFMRYDMSVELIRHANVIEKEKREVPYDHNIV; from the coding sequence ATGAACACTCTATTGGATGCACTATCTGAAAACATACTGATTGCGGATGGTGCGGTCGGAACCCTTCTATACTCGTATGGGGTTGACCGATGTTTTGAAGAATTGAATCTATCCCATCCCGAAGAAATCATCAATGTGCATAAGCAATATATCGAGGCGGGCGCTGATATCATCCAGACCAATACGTATGGCGCCAATTATGCAAAGCTTTCAAGGTACGGGCTGCAAGATCAGGTGAAGGAAATCAATGAAGCGGCCGTCAAGCTGGCGAAGAAGGCAGCGAAAGAGGGGACGTATATCCTCGGGACCATAGGGGGGATCAGGGCCATCAATCAGCATATCAGCCTGGAGGAAGTGAAACGGGGTTTTCGCGAACAGCTATACTGCTTGCTCCTCGAAGGAGTCGACGGGATCCTCCTGGAAACCTATTATGACTTTGAAGAGCTCAGGACTGTGTTGCAGATCGTGAAGAAAGAAACTGATCTGCCGGTCATCGCACAGGTATCCATGCATGAAACCGGGGTATTGCAAAACGGGATGGATATTAAGGACGCCCTTGGGGAACTGGAACTCCTCGGAGCCGATATCGTCGGGATCAACTGCCGGATGGGTCCTTTCCATATGGTAAAGTCCCTGGAAGGAGTTCCTTTGCCCAAGTCGTCTTTTTTGTCGGTCTATCCGAACGCAAGTCTACCAAACTATGAAGAAGGACGGTTCTACTATGCTGCGGAGCCTGACTATTTTGGAGATATAAGCAATGAATTGCGCCTTCAGGGTGCCAGAATCATCGGGGGCTGCTGCGGGACGACTCCAGCACACATCAAAGCCGTTAAGGAACGAATGATTTCAAGGGTGCCGGTAAAAGAAAAAAAGGTGAAAAGACAGGAGCTGATCAAGCTCAAAGATCCCCTACTCCAAAAAAGCCTGCTCCACCATAAAGTAAAAGTGAAAAAAACACTCATTGTCGAACTGGATCCCCCGAAGCATCTGGATACCGGATTGTTCTTCCAAGGGGCAAAAGCATTAAAAGAAGAAGGAATCGATGCCATAACCCTCGCTGATAATCCCCTTGCTTCCCCACGGGTCAGCAATGATGCTATGGGGACCCTTGTTCAACAGAAATACGACCTTGACCCCCTCGTGCATATTACGTGCAGGGATCGTAACCTTATCGGCCTGCAGTCCCATTTGATGGGCCTTCACACCCTGGGGATTCATAATATTCTGGCGATAACAGGGGATCCTGCGAAGATCGGTGATTTTCCAGGTGCTGCATCGGTGTACGATCTTTCCTCCATCGAACTGATCGAGCTGATCAAGCAGAATAATGAAGGCCTATCCTTTTCGGGAAAATCTTTGAGACAACGGACGAACTTTTCGGTCGGTGCAGCCTTCAATCCAAATTTCAGGCATTTGGACGCTTCCGTAAAACGTCTGGAGAAAAAACAGAGTGCAGGAGCAGACTACTTCATTTCGCAGCCGGTTTTCAGCTGTGAACATCTCGTTCAAATTGCAGAGGCAACCAGGCATTTGCAATCACCGTTATTCATCGGGATCATGCCCTTGATCAGTTCACGAAATGCCGAGTTCCTTCATCATGAGGTACCTGGGATCAAGGTGCCCGATCAGGCAAGAAGATTGATGAAAGAAGCGGAGGGAGATCCTCTCCAATCCAGAGCGGTCGGAATGGGGATTGCAAAAGAATTAGTGGAAACGGCAATGGAGCTGTTCAACGGTCTATACATCATCACTCCGTTCATGCGCTACGATATGAGCGTAGAATTGATCCGGCATGCGAATGTCATAGAAAAGGAAAAGAGGGAAGTACCATATGACCACAACATTGTTTGA
- the metH gene encoding methionine synthase, whose protein sequence is MTTTLFEQQLKKKIMILDGAMGTMLQQANLSPEDFGGEELDGCNEHLVLTAPDVITHIHAEYLRAGADIVETNTFGGTPVVLDEYGIGHKAYEINRVAAELARKAVDAVSTPEWPRFVAGAMGPTTKTLSVTGGITFDELADDYRVQAEGLLAGGVDVLLLETSQDALNVKAANIGIKQAFSTAGREIPILLSGTIEPMGTTLAGQNIEAFYLSLEHLNPLVVGLNCATGPEFMTDHLRTLSGLSSSYVSCYPNAGLPDEEGHYNETPASLSVKMRGFAEKGWLNLVGGCCGTTPEHIHAIREAVKDLQPRQPEVVHPHAVSGIEPFIYDDPDNRPTLVGERTNVIGSRKFKRLISEGKIEEASEIARAQVKNGAQVIDICLADPDRDEAEDMNVFIQEAVKKVKVPLVIDSTDEEVMEGALRFIQGKVIINSVNLEDGEERFEKVATLVKKYGAAIVVGTIDEEGMAVSAERKVEIAQRSHKLLTGKYGIRSEDIIFDPLVFPVGTGDEQYIGSASATIEGIRRIKEVLPECPHILGVSNVSFGLPPVGREVLNAVYLYHCTKAGLDYAIVNTEKLERFASIPEEEVAMAERLLFDTTDATLAEFTAFYRGKKKESKVPINTMTLEERLGHYVVEGTKEGLLPDLEQALQTYDSPLSIINGPLMAGMSEVGRLFNDNQLIVAEVLQSAEVMKASVAFLEPHMEQSESSSSKGKVILATVKGDVHDIGKNLVDIILSNNGYEVHDLGIKVAPQELIEVIKKEKPDIVGLSGLLVKSAQQMVITAHDMKQTGIDVPIVVGGAALTRKFTSTKIAKEYAGLVLYAKDAMDGLSIMNGIQDVEKRKELEQKRTLDLASHSEPAVLKEEEGGGLAVKVRSEVSTDVDVFVPADYNDHIIREFSLDHIRPYINEQMLLGHHLGIKGKITRLLAEGDERTVGLKRMVDELFLKAKEDGLIQASALYRFFPAQASGDDVLIYDPENPQKVIETFHFPRQKGNQHLCLSDYLRPVESGEMDYVGFFAVTAGYGIRQWAKKLKDEGRFLESHALQALALETAEGLAERVHEMMRSRWGFPDPVDMSMQDRFRTKYQGQRFSFGYPACPDLEDQSKLFNLIHPERIGIHLTDGCMMEPEASVTAMVFAHPEARYFNVL, encoded by the coding sequence ATGACCACAACATTGTTTGAACAACAGCTCAAGAAGAAAATCATGATTCTTGACGGAGCGATGGGGACGATGCTTCAACAGGCAAATCTCTCTCCGGAAGATTTCGGAGGGGAAGAACTGGACGGATGTAATGAACATCTGGTGTTGACGGCACCAGACGTCATTACCCATATTCATGCCGAGTACTTGCGAGCAGGGGCGGATATTGTAGAGACCAATACATTCGGAGGGACCCCGGTCGTCCTGGATGAATATGGGATCGGGCACAAAGCCTATGAGATCAACCGGGTGGCTGCTGAACTTGCAAGGAAGGCAGTAGATGCGGTCAGCACACCGGAATGGCCAAGATTCGTTGCCGGGGCAATGGGACCGACCACGAAAACACTATCTGTCACGGGTGGGATCACATTCGATGAACTGGCCGATGATTACAGAGTGCAGGCAGAAGGCCTACTAGCTGGTGGAGTAGATGTCCTTCTTCTCGAAACGAGTCAGGACGCCCTGAATGTCAAAGCGGCAAATATAGGGATCAAACAGGCCTTTTCCACTGCTGGCAGAGAGATCCCGATCCTTCTTTCCGGAACGATCGAGCCGATGGGCACGACGCTTGCCGGTCAGAATATTGAAGCATTCTATTTATCACTGGAGCATTTGAATCCACTAGTTGTGGGTCTGAATTGTGCCACGGGACCCGAATTCATGACTGACCACCTGAGGACCCTATCAGGCCTTTCATCCTCTTATGTGAGCTGCTATCCCAACGCGGGGCTGCCGGATGAAGAGGGCCATTATAATGAAACACCTGCATCCCTTAGTGTCAAAATGAGAGGATTTGCCGAGAAAGGCTGGTTGAATCTTGTCGGCGGCTGCTGCGGAACGACGCCTGAACACATCCATGCCATTCGTGAAGCGGTGAAGGACCTGCAGCCACGGCAACCGGAAGTGGTTCATCCCCACGCGGTTTCTGGCATCGAGCCCTTTATCTATGATGATCCCGATAACCGCCCCACCCTGGTAGGGGAAAGAACCAATGTGATCGGATCACGGAAGTTCAAGCGGTTGATTTCAGAAGGGAAGATCGAAGAAGCATCTGAGATTGCCCGGGCTCAGGTGAAGAATGGTGCTCAAGTGATCGATATCTGTCTGGCCGATCCTGACCGCGATGAAGCCGAAGATATGAACGTATTCATACAGGAAGCTGTTAAAAAAGTGAAGGTTCCCCTCGTCATCGATTCAACGGATGAAGAGGTCATGGAAGGGGCCCTCCGGTTCATTCAAGGGAAGGTGATCATCAATTCTGTCAACCTGGAAGACGGAGAAGAGCGTTTCGAAAAGGTGGCAACCCTTGTGAAGAAATACGGAGCAGCCATCGTGGTGGGGACCATCGATGAGGAGGGCATGGCCGTCAGTGCTGAGCGCAAGGTGGAAATTGCCCAGCGATCCCACAAGCTTTTGACCGGTAAATACGGAATCCGTTCCGAGGATATCATCTTCGATCCCCTCGTATTCCCAGTAGGAACCGGGGACGAACAGTATATCGGTTCGGCTTCGGCAACGATTGAAGGGATCAGGAGGATCAAAGAGGTGCTACCCGAGTGTCCGCATATTCTCGGTGTGAGCAATGTGTCCTTTGGGCTTCCGCCGGTTGGAAGGGAGGTCCTGAATGCCGTCTATCTTTATCACTGCACGAAGGCAGGACTCGACTACGCCATCGTCAATACAGAAAAACTTGAGCGGTTTGCATCTATTCCTGAAGAAGAGGTGGCGATGGCCGAACGGCTGCTTTTTGATACAACTGATGCCACTCTAGCGGAATTCACTGCCTTCTATCGCGGGAAGAAGAAAGAATCCAAGGTACCTATCAATACCATGACCCTTGAAGAGAGGCTCGGTCACTACGTAGTGGAAGGCACAAAGGAAGGCCTGTTGCCTGATCTAGAGCAAGCCTTGCAAACGTATGATTCCCCCCTGTCCATCATAAATGGTCCTTTGATGGCCGGCATGAGTGAAGTGGGAAGGCTCTTCAACGATAACCAACTCATTGTTGCTGAAGTACTGCAGAGTGCAGAAGTGATGAAAGCATCGGTTGCCTTCCTCGAACCCCATATGGAACAAAGTGAATCCTCTTCCTCTAAGGGCAAGGTCATCCTTGCTACCGTGAAAGGGGATGTCCATGATATCGGCAAGAATCTGGTAGACATCATCCTCAGTAACAATGGCTATGAGGTGCATGACCTTGGAATCAAAGTGGCCCCCCAGGAGCTCATAGAGGTCATCAAAAAAGAAAAACCGGACATTGTCGGTTTGTCAGGGCTGCTCGTTAAATCTGCTCAGCAGATGGTCATCACAGCACATGATATGAAGCAGACAGGGATCGACGTTCCCATTGTTGTCGGAGGAGCCGCACTGACCCGGAAATTCACCTCCACAAAAATCGCCAAGGAATATGCCGGACTTGTGTTATATGCCAAGGATGCCATGGATGGGCTCAGCATCATGAATGGCATTCAAGATGTTGAAAAAAGAAAAGAGCTGGAACAAAAGCGTACACTGGACCTTGCTTCACATTCTGAACCGGCAGTCCTCAAGGAGGAGGAAGGTGGGGGCCTTGCGGTAAAAGTCCGGTCGGAAGTATCGACAGACGTCGATGTCTTCGTCCCCGCAGACTATAACGATCATATCATCCGGGAATTCTCCCTGGATCATATCCGGCCATACATCAATGAGCAAATGCTTCTCGGTCACCATCTCGGAATAAAGGGGAAGATCACAAGGCTCCTTGCTGAAGGCGACGAGAGGACGGTCGGACTTAAAAGGATGGTTGATGAATTATTTTTAAAAGCCAAAGAGGATGGTCTGATACAGGCGTCTGCTCTCTATCGGTTCTTCCCTGCGCAGGCTTCGGGGGATGACGTACTGATTTATGATCCGGAAAATCCTCAGAAGGTAATCGAAACATTCCATTTCCCGAGACAAAAAGGGAATCAACATCTTTGTCTCTCTGATTACTTGAGGCCGGTCGAAAGTGGAGAGATGGACTACGTAGGCTTCTTTGCCGTCACAGCAGGATATGGTATCAGGCAGTGGGCCAAAAAACTGAAAGACGAAGGAAGATTCCTGGAAAGTCATGCCCTTCAAGCTCTCGCACTGGAAACCGCTGAAGGCCTGGCCGAAAGGGTGCATGAAATGATGAGGAGCAGATGGGGGTTCCCTGATCCGGTCGATATGAGCATGCAGGATCGATTCAGGACAAAATATCAGGGACAAAGATTCTCTTTTGGCTATCCCGCCTGTCCCGACCTGGAAGATCAGAGCAAGCTTTTCAACCTGATTCATCCTGAACGCATAGGGATCCATCTCACCGATGGATGTATGATGGAACCTGAGGCATCGGTCACTGCCATGGTATTCGCCCATCCGGAAGCGAGATATTTTAATGTTCTATAA
- a CDS encoding STAS domain-containing protein, which produces MDTNLIHQHLTLELSERIAEEWAKGSPQGDDLKEGLIEFILLLRSMPFPSDDKIIRWAEKAADERLDFARSPSLEISEFNRFKRIFMDNVKETLPDEFVGSPGFLVWLIGTIQTFDMVTDEFLKTFETHSDRILSGQQELINELSSPIIEVAPQVGILPLIGDIDTHRAKSILTHSLQDSLKKELDFLFIDLSGVAIVDTMVAQQLFRIISALNLIGVDVILSGIRPEVAQTAIQMGIDFSSLEVKPTIAIALQEMGFTFVHKETEIL; this is translated from the coding sequence ATGGACACAAACCTCATCCATCAACATCTCACCCTTGAATTAAGCGAGCGGATCGCAGAGGAGTGGGCAAAAGGTTCACCTCAAGGCGACGACCTGAAGGAGGGACTGATCGAGTTCATCCTTCTCCTTCGTTCCATGCCTTTCCCATCCGATGATAAGATTATACGCTGGGCTGAAAAGGCTGCCGATGAAAGACTCGACTTTGCCAGGTCACCCAGCTTGGAAATTTCCGAATTCAACAGGTTCAAACGGATCTTTATGGACAATGTGAAAGAAACATTGCCTGATGAATTTGTAGGCTCCCCCGGCTTCCTGGTTTGGTTGATTGGCACCATTCAAACCTTTGACATGGTGACAGATGAGTTTCTAAAAACCTTTGAAACCCATTCCGACAGGATACTATCCGGTCAACAGGAGCTGATCAACGAATTGAGCAGTCCTATCATAGAGGTCGCTCCACAAGTCGGCATCCTTCCCTTAATCGGGGACATCGACACCCACCGTGCAAAATCGATACTTACCCATTCCCTTCAGGACAGCTTAAAAAAAGAACTGGATTTTCTTTTCATCGATCTATCAGGCGTGGCGATCGTTGATACGATGGTAGCTCAGCAGCTTTTTCGTATCATTTCCGCCCTGAATCTCATCGGAGTGGATGTCATATTATCAGGTATCAGGCCGGAAGTGGCTCAAACGGCCATTCAGATGGGCATCGATTTTTCGTCTTTGGAAGTGAAGCCAACCATCGCCATCGCCCTACAGGAAATGGGTTTTACATTCGTACATAAAGAAACGGAAATCCTTTAA
- a CDS encoding STAS domain-containing protein translates to MPSNQDFYEFLIKRAKQLTDDWYNSLDKSNTSGVYTSSNPQVIETLKQQNFEFHGILCSIFITERLAFEQELDKWILSVAEDKEHINTPNHHILKEFVRVREQYLGFLQEFKDMSSEEDGFDVFNEWWKLLVQSFDHAMVRFVEMQTAVVNKQLQAQQEVINELSSPVIKLNEHTALLPLVGNIEPTRAEYILENALEQCVEKGVTQLFIDLSGVVLIDTMVAHQLFNLMDALQLIGVKPILSGLRPEIAQTAVQLGLKFDNLTITSTLSQALNRL, encoded by the coding sequence ATGCCAAGTAATCAGGATTTTTACGAATTTTTAATCAAGAGGGCAAAACAGTTGACGGACGATTGGTATAATTCACTCGATAAAAGCAACACATCAGGGGTGTATACTTCATCCAATCCGCAAGTGATCGAAACACTTAAACAGCAAAATTTTGAATTCCATGGGATACTTTGCAGCATATTTATCACAGAGCGTCTTGCATTCGAGCAGGAACTGGATAAATGGATTCTGTCCGTTGCTGAGGACAAAGAACATATCAACACGCCGAACCACCATATCCTGAAGGAGTTTGTCAGGGTAAGGGAGCAATACCTGGGCTTTTTACAAGAATTCAAAGATATGTCCTCTGAAGAAGACGGTTTCGATGTCTTTAACGAGTGGTGGAAATTGTTGGTTCAGTCGTTCGATCACGCGATGGTCCGTTTCGTAGAAATGCAGACAGCTGTTGTCAATAAACAGCTACAAGCTCAGCAAGAAGTCATTAATGAGCTGAGTTCGCCCGTCATCAAGCTGAATGAGCACACGGCCCTGCTTCCTCTAGTGGGTAATATCGAACCGACGAGGGCTGAATACATTCTTGAAAATGCCCTTGAACAGTGCGTTGAGAAGGGTGTCACCCAACTCTTTATTGATTTGTCGGGAGTGGTGCTAATTGATACCATGGTCGCGCATCAGCTTTTCAATCTGATGGATGCACTTCAACTCATAGGGGTCAAACCGATCCTGTCTGGACTTAGACCTGAGATCGCGCAGACGGCCGTACAGTTGGGGTTGAAATTTGATAACCTTACCATCACTTCAACCCTTTCCCAGGCCCTGAACAGACTTTGA
- a CDS encoding ring-cleaving dioxygenase encodes MEVKAIKGHHHVSAITANARKNLDFYTKALGMRLVKKTVNQDDPSVYHLFYADEMGNPGTDFTFFEIPPAARTHFGTNSISLTSLRVKNDKALAYWEDRFTQLGVEHEGISVRTGRSTISFRDPEGQRLMLVSDENNAGVPGGIPWRKGPVPADFGIMGLGPVQLTVSRGERTARVLTDILGYKETRAFPSPVDGQNDIRVFETGEGGTGSEIFLEERKDIPGERPGRGSVHHLALRVEDESDLRRWIDRINESGYVNSGFVDRYYFRSLYFRDPNGILFELATEGPGFDLDEGLDSLGESLALPPHLESRRVEIEKSLKPLT; translated from the coding sequence ATGGAGGTAAAAGCGATCAAAGGACATCACCATGTGTCAGCCATCACAGCGAATGCACGTAAAAATCTGGATTTCTATACCAAGGCCCTCGGTATGAGGTTGGTCAAGAAAACAGTAAATCAGGATGATCCATCGGTTTATCATCTGTTTTATGCGGATGAAATGGGGAATCCAGGTACAGATTTTACTTTTTTTGAGATTCCTCCGGCGGCCAGGACCCACTTTGGTACGAATAGTATTTCCCTGACGTCTCTAAGGGTCAAGAACGATAAAGCCCTCGCTTATTGGGAAGACAGATTCACTCAGCTTGGTGTGGAACATGAGGGCATTTCCGTTCGGACGGGGCGTTCGACGATTTCTTTCCGCGATCCGGAGGGTCAGAGGCTGATGCTTGTATCGGATGAAAATAATGCGGGTGTGCCTGGAGGGATTCCATGGAGAAAAGGGCCGGTGCCTGCTGACTTTGGCATCATGGGATTGGGGCCAGTTCAGCTGACGGTATCAAGGGGCGAACGGACTGCCCGGGTATTGACGGACATCCTGGGCTACAAGGAAACAAGGGCTTTCCCTTCACCAGTCGATGGCCAGAACGACATCAGGGTATTCGAAACAGGAGAGGGCGGCACGGGAAGTGAGATCTTCTTGGAAGAACGAAAAGATATCCCAGGTGAAAGACCGGGCCGGGGCAGCGTTCACCATCTTGCATTAAGGGTAGAAGATGAAAGTGACCTGCGCCGATGGATTGATCGCATCAATGAATCAGGATATGTCAATTCCGGATTCGTTGACAGATACTACTTCCGGTCCCTTTATTTCCGAGATCCGAATGGGATCTTATTCGAATTGGCCACTGAAGGACCGGGATTCGATCTGGATGAAGGGCTGGACTCGCTTGGAGAATCACTGGCTCTGCCACCTCATCTCGAGTCAAGACGTGTTGAAATTGAAAAGTCATTAAAACCTTTAACTTAA
- a CDS encoding alpha/beta hydrolase — MKHIYQKGTNENAPTLLLLHGTGGDERDLLPLADMIAPGASVLSVKGNVSENGMPRFFARLAEGVFDEEDLVFRTKELKDFIDNSAVEHGFNRDRVVALGYSNGANIAGSMVYHYEDVLAGAILFHAMVPRRGVDIPALKNLPVFVGAGTRDPIIPKSETEELILHLKESGADVTEYWTNGGHELRREEVDEAARWFQNHFVK; from the coding sequence ATGAAACACATTTATCAAAAGGGAACAAATGAAAACGCACCGACACTACTACTTTTACATGGAACAGGAGGGGATGAACGTGATTTGCTGCCCCTCGCAGACATGATTGCCCCGGGCGCATCTGTTCTTAGCGTAAAGGGGAACGTGAGCGAAAACGGGATGCCGAGATTCTTCGCCCGTCTGGCAGAAGGGGTCTTCGATGAAGAAGATCTCGTATTCAGGACGAAAGAATTGAAAGACTTTATCGATAACAGTGCCGTCGAGCATGGCTTCAATCGGGATCGGGTGGTCGCACTCGGATACTCAAACGGAGCGAATATTGCCGGAAGCATGGTGTATCATTATGAAGATGTTCTTGCAGGCGCGATTCTTTTCCATGCCATGGTACCGAGAAGGGGAGTGGATATCCCTGCCCTCAAAAACCTTCCTGTCTTTGTCGGCGCAGGCACCAGGGATCCGATCATCCCTAAATCGGAAACCGAGGAGCTGATACTGCATTTGAAGGAATCCGGGGCCGATGTGACAGAGTATTGGACGAATGGAGGTCATGAACTGAGAAGAGAAGAAGTCGATGAGGCAGCCAGGTGGTTTCAAAACCACTTTGTAAAATAA
- a CDS encoding TIGR04104 family putative zinc finger protein has protein sequence MQKCEKCGRSFRWKDVLFSIWQSYKPITCSHCNTKHTINFTSKFIVSFLVLLLALVVIFYLSPINGWSKPMTFGVALVVVFCITFTLPTFVRYEIPTNKR, from the coding sequence ATGCAAAAATGTGAAAAATGCGGTCGGTCATTCCGGTGGAAAGATGTTCTGTTTTCCATCTGGCAATCGTATAAACCGATCACATGCAGTCATTGCAACACCAAACATACCATCAACTTCACTTCAAAATTCATCGTTTCGTTTCTGGTGCTGCTTCTGGCACTGGTCGTCATTTTCTATCTGTCGCCTATCAATGGATGGTCCAAACCAATGACATTCGGAGTCGCACTGGTCGTGGTTTTCTGTATCACCTTCACACTTCCGACCTTTGTGCGCTACGAGATTCCCACAAACAAACGATAG